The window CGGGTTCCAGAGCGGGATCTCGCCGCCGCGCAGGCTGCTGAGCGTGAAGCGCTTCCAGGGGTAATTCTGGATGATCAGATCGCCGATGAGGGCGTTGTGCGGTGGCGTGGCGTCGAATTCGGCCGCCGCTGCCAGCCAGGGGGGCCACTGGAACAGGTTATCGGCCGGCAACATGGTGCGCGGGCCGAGCGTGACCCCGGCATAGAGCAGCAGCGGCAGGATAAGGTAGGCCAGGACAATCAGCGCGTCCGGCCGCAGACGACGCCAGCGAGCACTCATCATGCGATCGGCTCTTTCTCGATGTGGAAGACGCAGGCCGCCGCGCCCACCGCCCGGCATTCGGTCTGGCTGACGCGAAACTCCTGACCACGGCCGAAGGCGCTCAGGGCTTCTTGCAGCAGGCCGACGGTCAGATGGCACAGCGGCGATTTGGCCGATTGTCCCCAACAGACGGCGCAGCGCTCGATGGTATAGGTGAAGTGGTTGCCGCGATCGGCGGCGCGGTGGGTCTGGTCGCTCTGTTGCGTCAGGGCGCGGGCCAACGCGGGCACGCCGATCTTGAGCCGCGTCGAGACCGGCAGCAGACGAAAAGCGAACTCGTTGAAGCCGGTCGGCAGGTCAAACGCCTCGATGATCCGGGCATACATGGCCCGCCCGCCGCGCAGCGCCAACCCGCGCGCCCCGCGCGGCCCATAGATCATTTCCAGCGCCCGGTTGAGATTGGACACGGTCGCCAGCTCGAACCCCAGTGCCAGATCGTTGGCCGGCGGTTGGTCGATGAAGCCGCCGTTGCCGGTCAGGTTGAGCAGCGCGTTCAGGCCGTTGCGGCCGATGGCCTCTTGCAACGCCTCCAGATAGACGCGGCCAAGCCGGTTCGACAGATAATAGCCGCTGGGGGGAACGAGATTGTTCAAGGGTTGGTTCCGAATGTGACAGACTGCCGGCCCCGGCCGGATGGGTGTAGTATAGACGGATGGGGGGGAGTTGCAAGAGCAGGGGGGCAGGGGAGCAGGGGAGCAGGGGTGCACCTGGTGTCTTTGCGTCTTATCTCCCCTGCACCCCCGCACCCCTGCTCCCCTGCTGGACAATCCACATTTCGGCTATAATGCCCCCATGGCCCACGCAATAATGACCTTCCCGCCCGATTTTCTCTGGGGCACGGCGACTTCGGCCTATCAGGTTGAGGGCAACAACAGCAATAGCGACTGGTTCGCCTGGGAAGCGGCCGACCCCGCCCGCATCAAGGGCGACCTCGGCTGCGGCCCGGCGTCGGATTGGTGGCAGAACGCCGAGGCCGACCTCGACATCGCCGCCGCGCTGGGCACCAACGCCCATCGCCTGTCGCTGGAATGGAGCCGCATCGAGCCGGAGCCGAGCGTCTTCGATAGCGCCGCCATCGCCCGCTACCGGGCCATCCTGCAAGCCTGCCACGACCGCGGGCTGGAGCCGATGGTCACGCTGCATCACTTCAGCAACCCCCTGTGGTTGGTGGAGAAGGGGGATTTCCACAGCGAGATCGTCGTCGAATATTTCCGCCGCTACACGGCCAAGGTCGTGGCCGAACTGGGCGACCTGATCCCCAAGTGGATCACCATCAACGAGCCGGTGACTTACGGTGTGCTACGCTATCTGACCCACGACTTTCCCAATCCCGGGCGCGGCGGCTTTGGCGCGTTGTTCGCCGCCATCCACAATATGTTGCGCTGCCACGCCGCCGCCTATCACACGATTAAGGAAGCTTATCCGGCGGCGCTGGTGGGCACGGCCAACAATATGCAGGTCTTCGCCGCCCGGCCGGACGGCAACGCTATCGACCGCCGCTGGGCGAGGATGATCGACCGCCTCTACAACGATAGCTGGCCGGACGCCCTCCATACCGGCCGCTACCGTGGCCTATGGAGCAGCAAACGCTTCAAGGGGCTGGCCGGCACCTATGACTTCGTGGGCATCAACTATTACACCCGCTTCTATTTGCGTTTCCCGCCGCCGCCGGGCTTCGTCGATCGCGAATGGGGGCCGGAGGCGCTGGTCAGCGATGGGGCCTATGGCGAAGTCTATGCCCACGGCCTGTACGAGATCATGGAGCGCGTCTGGCGGCGCTACCAGAAGCCGATCTATATCACTGAGAACGGCCTGCCCGACGCCGCCGACCGCCTGCGGCCCGGCTTCCTGCTCGATCATTTGCGCCAGATCTGGCACGCCATCAGCTTCTGCTACCCGATCATGGGCTACTACCACTGGTCACTGGTCGATAATTTCGAGTGGGATCGCGGCTGGACGCAGCGCTTCGGGCTGGTCGCCGTTGACCCGACGACCCAGGCGCGCGCGTGGCGGCCCAGCGCCCACCTCTATCAAGAGATTTGCCGCAGCTACAGCATCAGCGACGACATGGCCGCCCGCTATGCGCCGGAGATGTTGGCGGTGATGTGGCCGGGGGAAGAGCAGAGGGCAGAGGCGCAGGGGAGCGGGGGAGCAGGGGAGCAGGGGTGAAGGGCGTGAATCACCATTACGACACGATTGTCCTGGGGCTGGGTGGGCTGGGGAGCGCGGCGCTTTACCGATTGGCTAGGCGGCTGGGTGGCGACGTGCTGGGGCTGGAGCAGTTTGAGCTGGATCACGGCCGCGGCTCGTCGCAGGATCATTCGCGCATCATCCGCCTGTCCTATCACACGCCGGGCTACGTGGAACTGGCGAAACAAGCCTACAACGCCTGGGCCGAGGTGGAGGCCGACGCCGGGCAGCAATTGATCTTCAAGACCGGCAGCCTCGATCTGTGGCCGAGCAACCCCGCCTATCCCATGAGCGACTACACCGGCAGCATGGACGCGTGCGGCGTGGCCTATGAGCGGCTGACGGCGGCCGAGGTGATGCGCCGCTGGCCGCCCTTCACCCTGCCCGACGACGTGACCGGCATCTACCAGGCCGACGGCGGCATCGCCACGCCCAACCTGAGCAACGCCGCCCATCGCCGGCTGGCCCTGGCGCGTGGCGCGACCATACGCGACAACGCCCCGGTGACGGCCGTCCGGCCGGTGGGCGATTCGATTGAACTGGTGGCCGGCGGTGAACTGTACCGCTGCCGTCATCTGGTGGTGGCTGCCGGGGTGTGGTCGAACGACATCCTGGGTTTTTTCGGCCGCCGGCTGCACCTGACGATCACCCAGGAGCAGGTGACCTATTACGCCACGCCCCATGCCGCTGATTTCGCGCCCGACCGCTTTCCGGTGTGGATCTGGATGGACGAGCCGGCGTTCTATGGCTTTCCCGTCTTTGGCGAGCCGGGGCCGAAGATGGCCCAGGACGTGGGCGGCGAGCGGGTGACGCCACAGACCCGCACCTTCGAGCCGAACGCGGCGACGTTGGCCCGCACCGAGGCGTTCCTGGCCGGCCACATCCCGACGATGTTGGGCGAACGGCTCTATACCAAGACCTGCCTCTACGACCTGCCGCCGGATCGCAACTTCGTCCTGTGTACCCTGCCGGAGCAGCCCAACGTTTCCATCGCTATCGGCGCGGGGCACGGCTACAAGTTCGCCGCGCTCATCGGCAAGATATTGAGCGAGTTGGCGCTGGATGGGCGGACGGCATGCGACATCAGCCCGTTCCATATCGATCGGCCGATCTTGTTAGAAGAAGACCCGGTGTTGAATTTTATGTGCTGAGTAGGGGTCCTTCAGTCTCATAACTGCACCATCCGCTCAAAATCTGATACAATTATTCAAAGAGGTTTGAGCTACTGTAAAGGGTAAAACAATGGATTCGGATTTAGCGACAAACCGAGACTACGAGCAAGCGATTGTGGAAATCGTTCGCGTCTTGCCACCAAGTCGTGCCGAGCAATTATTTGACTTTGCGCGGTTCCTGGAAGCACAAATCCTGTCTGAGGAATTATTATTAGAGGAAAGTTCCGGGGAACTTGAAGCTGATAATGCTCGATGGGATGCGCTTCTGGAGAGCGACGAAGGGCAGCTAATTCTGGAGAATCTGGCGCACGAAGCTCTAGTTGAACATCGCGCAGGTCGCACCAAACCGATGATCTCCAACAGTGAAGGTCGCCTTGCGCCGGAATGAAATCCCTTACGACGCCACAGTTTAAGTATGCTCGCTTGCTTAAGCAGCTTTAGTCGTGGTTCCCCATAAGCCGAAACCCGCCACCCGCCGCTCCTCCCGCCGCCGGTGTTGCTCATGTATCTCGCGCACGTGGGCGACCTTTTCGGCGATGGCCGCGTCGAGCCACAAACGGCCGTGCTCGGCCGTCGCCAGACTGCCCGCGCCATAGGCCCCAGTAGCCGTGTCGTCGTCCCACGGTGGGTTAGCCACCAGCGCCCCGCCCTCGATCCAATCCATATAGTAGCTCTCCGTGGCGACAAAATCCGTCTCGTCCACCACGCGCTCCATGTGGGTCAGATCGGACCGCAGGGCCAGGATCATCGCCGTCTCCAGCTCCCCGGCGTGGCCCATGCCGCCGCGGCCGGACAGGCGCGTGGACATGAGCACCGGCCCGGCGATATGGCCGTTGGTGTGCAGCCAGGCCGTGGCGCAAAAAATGCGGCGGTGGCGCTCCCCGGCGTATTTGATGACGTTGACCAGGAACGAGCAGTTGCCGCCGTGGCCGCTCATCAGGTATAGCTTGCGAAAACCACGCCCCACCAGCGTATCGACCACGGCCAGCCAGAAATCCTCGAACGCCCGGCCACCGACGTTGAGCGTCCCGGCAAAGGACGAGCGGTGGGTGCTGGCTCCATAGGGGAAGGGGGGCAGACAGATGGCCTCTTCCGGGGCGGCCATCTCCGCGCCGTGGCCGATGGCCCCGATGATCAGCGTGTCGGTGCTGAGCGGCAGGTGGTAGCCGTGCTGTTCGGTGTGGCCGATGGGGATGAGGACGCACTTGTCGCGGTCGGCGTCGTCCGGTAGTGGAGCAGACCCTCTCCCCAGCCCTCTCCCGGGGGGAGAGGGAGCCGGATCCCCCTCCCTTTGGGAGGGGTTAGGGGAGGGCGCGGTGGCTCGCAATTGATTCTCATGCCCCTGAATGGCAGACCCTCTCCCCACCCCTCTCCCGGGGGGAGAGGGAGCCGGATCCCCTTCCCTTTGGGAGGGGTTAGGGGAGGGCGCGGCGGCTCGCAATTGATTCTCATGCCCCTGAATGGCAGACCCTCTCCCCAGCCCTCTCCCGGGGGGAGAGGGAGCCTGATCCCCCTCCCTTTGGGAGGGGTTAGGGGAGGGCGCGGTGGCCCGCAGTTGGCTCTCATGCCACTGGACAAGCCCCCGCGCTCCCAGCCCCAACTCCAAGCCCTGTGGCTGCAAGGCATACACCCGGCTGAACCCGTCATCTTGCAGACTATCCAGCAAATTAGACACCATTTTGGCAAATGGATCGCCGGCGTCTCGCCGGCCATCGGCCACCGCCAACCCACTCCCCGGCCACCCATAAGGGATAGCCGGCAGCAATCCAGCCCGCGCCGGATCGCCCAACGCCTCGGCCAACTTGCCCAGGTCATACCCCTCGCCGATAGGGATCACCAGCGGCGTATCCCGCCGCAACGCGGCCACTTCCGGCCAGGTCAGTTCATCGTAGGGGAAGAAGTGGGTCATTGGGCCTGTTTCTCCAGTTCGCCCAGCGCTTCGGCCGAGCCATCGACATTCAACCACGCCGGCAGACCGTATGGTTGCTTTTGTTCGGGCGGCAAGGGGGACACGTAGGTATAGCCTGCCCGGCGCTTCTCGAAATCGGCGCGGGCCGCCGCGCACAGTTTCTCATCCGTCAGCACGTCGAGCGCGGCAATCGCCAACACCCTGGCCGCCGTCAGCGCGCCCTTCAAGCCAATGGACATCCCGCCGCAGGCCGTCACCGGCCAGGTATGCAAGGCGATGTTGAGCGGAAATGTGGGCATCACAATCCCCATCGTCGGCGTATTCCAACTCGCCTCGGCCACGTCGGACGAACCGCCGACAGTCCGGTTGGTTTGCAGCGGGAAAATAGTTGTTGCCAAACCCTTTTCGGGCAGGCCCATTTGTTGTTGGATTTTGCGGGCGAAGGCTTGCTCCTCCTCGCTCCAGGCGGGTGGGCCGACGCGCTCCAGAACAGACTGCATGTGCTCGGCCAGCGGCGTGTTGGGCAGCAGGTCATGCAGGCCGTAATAGAGGTTGACGACTGCCCTGGTCTGGGTCGCCATCGCCGCGCCGTCGGCGATTTGTTTGACCCATTCCGTCGTGGCGACGACCCGCGCCCGATCCTCGTCGCGTACCACCAGCCACATCC is drawn from Candidatus Promineifilum breve and contains these coding sequences:
- the solA gene encoding N-methyl-L-tryptophan oxidase yields the protein MNHHYDTIVLGLGGLGSAALYRLARRLGGDVLGLEQFELDHGRGSSQDHSRIIRLSYHTPGYVELAKQAYNAWAEVEADAGQQLIFKTGSLDLWPSNPAYPMSDYTGSMDACGVAYERLTAAEVMRRWPPFTLPDDVTGIYQADGGIATPNLSNAAHRRLALARGATIRDNAPVTAVRPVGDSIELVAGGELYRCRHLVVAAGVWSNDILGFFGRRLHLTITQEQVTYYATPHAADFAPDRFPVWIWMDEPAFYGFPVFGEPGPKMAQDVGGERVTPQTRTFEPNAATLARTEAFLAGHIPTMLGERLYTKTCLYDLPPDRNFVLCTLPEQPNVSIAIGAGHGYKFAALIGKILSELALDGRTACDISPFHIDRPILLEEDPVLNFMC
- a CDS encoding creatininase family protein, whose product is MTHFFPYDELTWPEVAALRRDTPLVIPIGEGYDLGKLAEALGDPARAGLLPAIPYGWPGSGLAVADGRRDAGDPFAKMVSNLLDSLQDDGFSRVYALQPQGLELGLGARGLVQWHESQLRATAPSPNPSQREGDQAPSPPGRGLGRGSAIQGHENQLRAAAPSPNPSQREGDPAPSPPGRGVGRGSAIQGHENQLRATAPSPNPSQREGDPAPSPPGRGLGRGSAPLPDDADRDKCVLIPIGHTEQHGYHLPLSTDTLIIGAIGHGAEMAAPEEAICLPPFPYGASTHRSSFAGTLNVGGRAFEDFWLAVVDTLVGRGFRKLYLMSGHGGNCSFLVNVIKYAGERHRRIFCATAWLHTNGHIAGPVLMSTRLSGRGGMGHAGELETAMILALRSDLTHMERVVDETDFVATESYYMDWIEGGALVANPPWDDDTATGAYGAGSLATAEHGRLWLDAAIAEKVAHVREIHEQHRRREERRVAGFGLWGTTTKAA
- a CDS encoding 4-vinyl reductase yields the protein MNNLVPPSGYYLSNRLGRVYLEALQEAIGRNGLNALLNLTGNGGFIDQPPANDLALGFELATVSNLNRALEMIYGPRGARGLALRGGRAMYARIIEAFDLPTGFNEFAFRLLPVSTRLKIGVPALARALTQQSDQTHRAADRGNHFTYTIERCAVCWGQSAKSPLCHLTVGLLQEALSAFGRGQEFRVSQTECRAVGAAACVFHIEKEPIA
- a CDS encoding glycoside hydrolase family 1 protein, translating into MAHAIMTFPPDFLWGTATSAYQVEGNNSNSDWFAWEAADPARIKGDLGCGPASDWWQNAEADLDIAAALGTNAHRLSLEWSRIEPEPSVFDSAAIARYRAILQACHDRGLEPMVTLHHFSNPLWLVEKGDFHSEIVVEYFRRYTAKVVAELGDLIPKWITINEPVTYGVLRYLTHDFPNPGRGGFGALFAAIHNMLRCHAAAYHTIKEAYPAALVGTANNMQVFAARPDGNAIDRRWARMIDRLYNDSWPDALHTGRYRGLWSSKRFKGLAGTYDFVGINYYTRFYLRFPPPPGFVDREWGPEALVSDGAYGEVYAHGLYEIMERVWRRYQKPIYITENGLPDAADRLRPGFLLDHLRQIWHAISFCYPIMGYYHWSLVDNFEWDRGWTQRFGLVAVDPTTQARAWRPSAHLYQEICRSYSISDDMAARYAPEMLAVMWPGEEQRAEAQGSGGAGEQG